From one Dermacentor silvarum isolate Dsil-2018 chromosome 3, BIME_Dsil_1.4, whole genome shotgun sequence genomic stretch:
- the LOC119445070 gene encoding protein phosphatase 1 regulatory subunit 7-like isoform X9 — MSNSGNSAAVPPLKSEEVKPGAQDALKSCKDQAAKAPQGAEAKGTPEAAKTAQPDAAAVNVAGTDQKDQQKSKGPEVHEISLEDIDPDATDVDFTHCRLGKLSNLDGLQRVEVLIFRNNLLKKIENVHMLITLKEIEFYDNQITKIENLDALVNLETLDISFNRLTHIENLDKLVKLKKLFLVNNRISKIENLDHLVNLELLELGGNRIKVIENLDRLVKVKSLFLGKNRISKLQNLEPLKQLELLSIQSNRIVKLEGLHENKNLCHLYMSHNGVERIENLENNVKLETLDLAANRIKHLTNIKHLVNIEEFWFNDNEIESFEDVEVLRNFPKLATVYLHSNPIEKDPMYRRKIMMISPTVTQIDATMCRK; from the exons CCGTACCTCCGCTCAAGTCGGAGGAGGTGAAGCCAGGCGCCCAGGATGCGTTAAAATCGTGCAAGGATCAAGCAGCGAAAG CACCGCAGGGCGCGGAAGCCAAAGGAACTCCGGAAGCTGCTAAGACTGCTCAGCCCGATGCTGCTGCTGTGAACGTTG ctggCACAGACCAGAAAG ACCAGCAAAAGTCAAAAGGACCTGAAGTACATGAAATATCATTGGAAGATATTGACCCCGATGCCACG GATGTGGATTTCACCCATTGCCGCTTGGGGAAATTGTCAAACCTGGATGGACTGCAACGAGTAGAG gttttaaTATTTAGGAACAACCTGCTCAAGAAGATTGAAAATGTGCACATGTTGATAACATTGAAGGAGATAGAGTTCTACGACAACCAGATTACAAAGATTGAGAATCTGGATGCTCTGGTTAATCTTGA AACTCTGGACATCTCATTCAATCGGTTAACACACATTGAGAACCTTGACAAGCTTGTGAAGCTAAAGAAACTGTTCCTGGTGAACAACAGGATTAGCAAGATTGAAAACCTTGATCATCTTGTCAACCTTGAGTTGCTTGAGCTGGGTGGCAACCGAATCAAG GTCATTGAGAACTTGGACCGGCTGGTAAAAGTGAAAAGCCTTTTCTTGGGGAAGAACAGGATCTCCAAGCTTCAAAACCTTGAACCTCTTAAGCAGCTGGAACTTCTCAGTATTCAA AGTAACCGAATAGTGAAGCTTGAAGGGCTGCATGAGAACAAGAACCTCTGCCACTTGTACATGTCTCACAATGGTGTCGAGCGCATCGAAAACCTTGAAAACAAT GTAAAACTGGAAACGCTAGACCTTGCAGCCAACAGGATCAAGCACCTGACCAACATTAAACACCTTGTCAACATTGAAGAATTCTGG TTCAATGACAATGAGATAGAAAGCTTCGAAGACGTGGAGGTGCTCAGGAACTTCCCCAAGCTGGCCACAGTCTACTTGCACAGCAACCCCATTGAGAAGGACCCCATGTACAGGCGCAAGATCATGATGATATCGCCCACTGTGACACAAATCGACGCCACTATGTGCCGGAAGTAA
- the LOC119445070 gene encoding protein phosphatase 1 regulatory subunit 7-like isoform X3 translates to MSNSGNSAAVPPLKSEEVKPGAQDALKSCKDQAAKAPQGAEAKGTPEAAKTAQPDAAAVNVAKTEGAQPRPVQNVEGDAKVVCSVAVTLSPSFAGTDQKDQQKSKGPEVHEISLEDIDPDATDVDFTHCRLGKLSNLDGLQRVEVLIFRNNLLKKIENVHMLITLKEIEFYDNQITKIENLDALVNLETLDISFNRLTHIENLDKLVKLKKLFLVNNRISKIENLDHLVNLELLELGGNRIKVIENLDRLVKVKSLFLGKNRISKLQNLEPLKQLELLSIQSNRIVKLEGLHENKNLCHLYMSHNGVERIENLENNVKLETLDLAANRIKHLTNIKHLVNIEEFWFNDNEIESFEDVEVLRNFPKLATVYLHSNPIEKDPMYRRKIMMISPTVTQIDATMCRK, encoded by the exons CCGTACCTCCGCTCAAGTCGGAGGAGGTGAAGCCAGGCGCCCAGGATGCGTTAAAATCGTGCAAGGATCAAGCAGCGAAAG CACCGCAGGGCGCGGAAGCCAAAGGAACTCCGGAAGCTGCTAAGACTGCTCAGCCCGATGCTGCTGCTGTGAACGTTG CAAAAACGGAGGGGGCCCAGCCAAGACCTGTCCAGAATGTTGAAGGAGATGCTAAGGTGGTCTGCAGCGTTGCAGTGACCCTTTCGCCATCCTTTG ctggCACAGACCAGAAAG ACCAGCAAAAGTCAAAAGGACCTGAAGTACATGAAATATCATTGGAAGATATTGACCCCGATGCCACG GATGTGGATTTCACCCATTGCCGCTTGGGGAAATTGTCAAACCTGGATGGACTGCAACGAGTAGAG gttttaaTATTTAGGAACAACCTGCTCAAGAAGATTGAAAATGTGCACATGTTGATAACATTGAAGGAGATAGAGTTCTACGACAACCAGATTACAAAGATTGAGAATCTGGATGCTCTGGTTAATCTTGA AACTCTGGACATCTCATTCAATCGGTTAACACACATTGAGAACCTTGACAAGCTTGTGAAGCTAAAGAAACTGTTCCTGGTGAACAACAGGATTAGCAAGATTGAAAACCTTGATCATCTTGTCAACCTTGAGTTGCTTGAGCTGGGTGGCAACCGAATCAAG GTCATTGAGAACTTGGACCGGCTGGTAAAAGTGAAAAGCCTTTTCTTGGGGAAGAACAGGATCTCCAAGCTTCAAAACCTTGAACCTCTTAAGCAGCTGGAACTTCTCAGTATTCAA AGTAACCGAATAGTGAAGCTTGAAGGGCTGCATGAGAACAAGAACCTCTGCCACTTGTACATGTCTCACAATGGTGTCGAGCGCATCGAAAACCTTGAAAACAAT GTAAAACTGGAAACGCTAGACCTTGCAGCCAACAGGATCAAGCACCTGACCAACATTAAACACCTTGTCAACATTGAAGAATTCTGG TTCAATGACAATGAGATAGAAAGCTTCGAAGACGTGGAGGTGCTCAGGAACTTCCCCAAGCTGGCCACAGTCTACTTGCACAGCAACCCCATTGAGAAGGACCCCATGTACAGGCGCAAGATCATGATGATATCGCCCACTGTGACACAAATCGACGCCACTATGTGCCGGAAGTAA
- the LOC119445070 gene encoding protein phosphatase 1 regulatory subunit 7-like isoform X10: MSNSGNSAAVPPLKSEEVKPGAQDALKSCKDQAAKAPQGAEAKGTPEAAKTAQPDAAAVNVAGTDQKDQQKSKGPEVHEISLEDIDPDATDVDFTHCRLGKLSNLDGLQRVEVLIFRNNLLKKIENVHMLITLKEIEFYDNQITKIENLDALVNLETLDISFNRLTHIENLDKLVKLKKLFLVNNRISKIENLDHLVNLELLELGGNRIKVIENLDRLVKVKSLFLGKNRISKLQNLEPLKQLELLSIQSNRIVKLEGLHENKNLCHLYMSHNGVERIENLENNVKLETLDLAANRIKHLTNIKHLVNIEEFWFNDNEIESFEDVEVLRNFPKLATVYLHSNPIEKDPMYRRKIMMISPTVTQIDATMCRK; the protein is encoded by the exons CACCGCAGGGCGCGGAAGCCAAAGGAACTCCGGAAGCTGCTAAGACTGCTCAGCCCGATGCTGCTGCTGTGAACGTTG ctggCACAGACCAGAAAG ACCAGCAAAAGTCAAAAGGACCTGAAGTACATGAAATATCATTGGAAGATATTGACCCCGATGCCACG GATGTGGATTTCACCCATTGCCGCTTGGGGAAATTGTCAAACCTGGATGGACTGCAACGAGTAGAG gttttaaTATTTAGGAACAACCTGCTCAAGAAGATTGAAAATGTGCACATGTTGATAACATTGAAGGAGATAGAGTTCTACGACAACCAGATTACAAAGATTGAGAATCTGGATGCTCTGGTTAATCTTGA AACTCTGGACATCTCATTCAATCGGTTAACACACATTGAGAACCTTGACAAGCTTGTGAAGCTAAAGAAACTGTTCCTGGTGAACAACAGGATTAGCAAGATTGAAAACCTTGATCATCTTGTCAACCTTGAGTTGCTTGAGCTGGGTGGCAACCGAATCAAG GTCATTGAGAACTTGGACCGGCTGGTAAAAGTGAAAAGCCTTTTCTTGGGGAAGAACAGGATCTCCAAGCTTCAAAACCTTGAACCTCTTAAGCAGCTGGAACTTCTCAGTATTCAA AGTAACCGAATAGTGAAGCTTGAAGGGCTGCATGAGAACAAGAACCTCTGCCACTTGTACATGTCTCACAATGGTGTCGAGCGCATCGAAAACCTTGAAAACAAT GTAAAACTGGAAACGCTAGACCTTGCAGCCAACAGGATCAAGCACCTGACCAACATTAAACACCTTGTCAACATTGAAGAATTCTGG TTCAATGACAATGAGATAGAAAGCTTCGAAGACGTGGAGGTGCTCAGGAACTTCCCCAAGCTGGCCACAGTCTACTTGCACAGCAACCCCATTGAGAAGGACCCCATGTACAGGCGCAAGATCATGATGATATCGCCCACTGTGACACAAATCGACGCCACTATGTGCCGGAAGTAA
- the LOC119445070 gene encoding protein phosphatase 1 regulatory subunit 7-like isoform X4 has translation MSNSGNSAAVPPLKSEEVKPGAQDALKSCKDQAAKAPQGAEAKGTPEAAKTAQPDAAAVNVAKTEGAQPRPVQNVEGDAKVVCSVAVTLSPSFAGTDQKDQQKSKGPEVHEISLEDIDPDATDVDFTHCRLGKLSNLDGLQRVEVLIFRNNLLKKIENVHMLITLKEIEFYDNQITKIENLDALVNLETLDISFNRLTHIENLDKLVKLKKLFLVNNRISKIENLDHLVNLELLELGGNRIKVIENLDRLVKVKSLFLGKNRISKLQNLEPLKQLELLSIQSNRIVKLEGLHENKNLCHLYMSHNGVERIENLENNVKLETLDLAANRIKHLTNIKHLVNIEEFWFNDNEIESFEDVEVLRNFPKLATVYLHSNPIEKDPMYRRKIMMISPTVTQIDATMCRK, from the exons CACCGCAGGGCGCGGAAGCCAAAGGAACTCCGGAAGCTGCTAAGACTGCTCAGCCCGATGCTGCTGCTGTGAACGTTG CAAAAACGGAGGGGGCCCAGCCAAGACCTGTCCAGAATGTTGAAGGAGATGCTAAGGTGGTCTGCAGCGTTGCAGTGACCCTTTCGCCATCCTTTG ctggCACAGACCAGAAAG ACCAGCAAAAGTCAAAAGGACCTGAAGTACATGAAATATCATTGGAAGATATTGACCCCGATGCCACG GATGTGGATTTCACCCATTGCCGCTTGGGGAAATTGTCAAACCTGGATGGACTGCAACGAGTAGAG gttttaaTATTTAGGAACAACCTGCTCAAGAAGATTGAAAATGTGCACATGTTGATAACATTGAAGGAGATAGAGTTCTACGACAACCAGATTACAAAGATTGAGAATCTGGATGCTCTGGTTAATCTTGA AACTCTGGACATCTCATTCAATCGGTTAACACACATTGAGAACCTTGACAAGCTTGTGAAGCTAAAGAAACTGTTCCTGGTGAACAACAGGATTAGCAAGATTGAAAACCTTGATCATCTTGTCAACCTTGAGTTGCTTGAGCTGGGTGGCAACCGAATCAAG GTCATTGAGAACTTGGACCGGCTGGTAAAAGTGAAAAGCCTTTTCTTGGGGAAGAACAGGATCTCCAAGCTTCAAAACCTTGAACCTCTTAAGCAGCTGGAACTTCTCAGTATTCAA AGTAACCGAATAGTGAAGCTTGAAGGGCTGCATGAGAACAAGAACCTCTGCCACTTGTACATGTCTCACAATGGTGTCGAGCGCATCGAAAACCTTGAAAACAAT GTAAAACTGGAAACGCTAGACCTTGCAGCCAACAGGATCAAGCACCTGACCAACATTAAACACCTTGTCAACATTGAAGAATTCTGG TTCAATGACAATGAGATAGAAAGCTTCGAAGACGTGGAGGTGCTCAGGAACTTCCCCAAGCTGGCCACAGTCTACTTGCACAGCAACCCCATTGAGAAGGACCCCATGTACAGGCGCAAGATCATGATGATATCGCCCACTGTGACACAAATCGACGCCACTATGTGCCGGAAGTAA
- the LOC119445070 gene encoding protein phosphatase 1 regulatory subunit 7-like isoform X5, with amino-acid sequence MNNSGNSAAVPPLKSEEVKPGAQDALKSCKDQAAKAPQGAEAKGTPEAAKTAQPDAAAVNVAKTEGAQPRPVQNVEGDAKVVCSVAVTLSPSFAGTDQKDQQKSKGPEVHEISLEDIDPDATDVDFTHCRLGKLSNLDGLQRVEVLIFRNNLLKKIENVHMLITLKEIEFYDNQITKIENLDALVNLETLDISFNRLTHIENLDKLVKLKKLFLVNNRISKIENLDHLVNLELLELGGNRIKVIENLDRLVKVKSLFLGKNRISKLQNLEPLKQLELLSIQSNRIVKLEGLHENKNLCHLYMSHNGVERIENLENNVKLETLDLAANRIKHLTNIKHLVNIEEFWFNDNEIESFEDVEVLRNFPKLATVYLHSNPIEKDPMYRRKIMMISPTVTQIDATMCRK; translated from the exons ATGAACAATAGTGGGAATAGCGCAG CCGTACCTCCGCTCAAGTCGGAGGAGGTGAAGCCAGGCGCCCAGGATGCGTTAAAATCGTGCAAGGATCAAGCAGCGAAAG CACCGCAGGGCGCGGAAGCCAAAGGAACTCCGGAAGCTGCTAAGACTGCTCAGCCCGATGCTGCTGCTGTGAACGTTG CAAAAACGGAGGGGGCCCAGCCAAGACCTGTCCAGAATGTTGAAGGAGATGCTAAGGTGGTCTGCAGCGTTGCAGTGACCCTTTCGCCATCCTTTG ctggCACAGACCAGAAAG ACCAGCAAAAGTCAAAAGGACCTGAAGTACATGAAATATCATTGGAAGATATTGACCCCGATGCCACG GATGTGGATTTCACCCATTGCCGCTTGGGGAAATTGTCAAACCTGGATGGACTGCAACGAGTAGAG gttttaaTATTTAGGAACAACCTGCTCAAGAAGATTGAAAATGTGCACATGTTGATAACATTGAAGGAGATAGAGTTCTACGACAACCAGATTACAAAGATTGAGAATCTGGATGCTCTGGTTAATCTTGA AACTCTGGACATCTCATTCAATCGGTTAACACACATTGAGAACCTTGACAAGCTTGTGAAGCTAAAGAAACTGTTCCTGGTGAACAACAGGATTAGCAAGATTGAAAACCTTGATCATCTTGTCAACCTTGAGTTGCTTGAGCTGGGTGGCAACCGAATCAAG GTCATTGAGAACTTGGACCGGCTGGTAAAAGTGAAAAGCCTTTTCTTGGGGAAGAACAGGATCTCCAAGCTTCAAAACCTTGAACCTCTTAAGCAGCTGGAACTTCTCAGTATTCAA AGTAACCGAATAGTGAAGCTTGAAGGGCTGCATGAGAACAAGAACCTCTGCCACTTGTACATGTCTCACAATGGTGTCGAGCGCATCGAAAACCTTGAAAACAAT GTAAAACTGGAAACGCTAGACCTTGCAGCCAACAGGATCAAGCACCTGACCAACATTAAACACCTTGTCAACATTGAAGAATTCTGG TTCAATGACAATGAGATAGAAAGCTTCGAAGACGTGGAGGTGCTCAGGAACTTCCCCAAGCTGGCCACAGTCTACTTGCACAGCAACCCCATTGAGAAGGACCCCATGTACAGGCGCAAGATCATGATGATATCGCCCACTGTGACACAAATCGACGCCACTATGTGCCGGAAGTAA
- the LOC119445070 gene encoding protein phosphatase 1 regulatory subunit 7-like isoform X7, giving the protein MSNSGNSAVPPLKSEEVKPGAQDALKSCKDQAAKAPQGAEAKGTPEAAKTAQPDAAAVNVAKTEGAQPRPVQNVEGDAKVVCSVAVTLSPSFAGTDQKDQQKSKGPEVHEISLEDIDPDATDVDFTHCRLGKLSNLDGLQRVEVLIFRNNLLKKIENVHMLITLKEIEFYDNQITKIENLDALVNLETLDISFNRLTHIENLDKLVKLKKLFLVNNRISKIENLDHLVNLELLELGGNRIKVIENLDRLVKVKSLFLGKNRISKLQNLEPLKQLELLSIQSNRIVKLEGLHENKNLCHLYMSHNGVERIENLENNVKLETLDLAANRIKHLTNIKHLVNIEEFWFNDNEIESFEDVEVLRNFPKLATVYLHSNPIEKDPMYRRKIMMISPTVTQIDATMCRK; this is encoded by the exons CACCGCAGGGCGCGGAAGCCAAAGGAACTCCGGAAGCTGCTAAGACTGCTCAGCCCGATGCTGCTGCTGTGAACGTTG CAAAAACGGAGGGGGCCCAGCCAAGACCTGTCCAGAATGTTGAAGGAGATGCTAAGGTGGTCTGCAGCGTTGCAGTGACCCTTTCGCCATCCTTTG ctggCACAGACCAGAAAG ACCAGCAAAAGTCAAAAGGACCTGAAGTACATGAAATATCATTGGAAGATATTGACCCCGATGCCACG GATGTGGATTTCACCCATTGCCGCTTGGGGAAATTGTCAAACCTGGATGGACTGCAACGAGTAGAG gttttaaTATTTAGGAACAACCTGCTCAAGAAGATTGAAAATGTGCACATGTTGATAACATTGAAGGAGATAGAGTTCTACGACAACCAGATTACAAAGATTGAGAATCTGGATGCTCTGGTTAATCTTGA AACTCTGGACATCTCATTCAATCGGTTAACACACATTGAGAACCTTGACAAGCTTGTGAAGCTAAAGAAACTGTTCCTGGTGAACAACAGGATTAGCAAGATTGAAAACCTTGATCATCTTGTCAACCTTGAGTTGCTTGAGCTGGGTGGCAACCGAATCAAG GTCATTGAGAACTTGGACCGGCTGGTAAAAGTGAAAAGCCTTTTCTTGGGGAAGAACAGGATCTCCAAGCTTCAAAACCTTGAACCTCTTAAGCAGCTGGAACTTCTCAGTATTCAA AGTAACCGAATAGTGAAGCTTGAAGGGCTGCATGAGAACAAGAACCTCTGCCACTTGTACATGTCTCACAATGGTGTCGAGCGCATCGAAAACCTTGAAAACAAT GTAAAACTGGAAACGCTAGACCTTGCAGCCAACAGGATCAAGCACCTGACCAACATTAAACACCTTGTCAACATTGAAGAATTCTGG TTCAATGACAATGAGATAGAAAGCTTCGAAGACGTGGAGGTGCTCAGGAACTTCCCCAAGCTGGCCACAGTCTACTTGCACAGCAACCCCATTGAGAAGGACCCCATGTACAGGCGCAAGATCATGATGATATCGCCCACTGTGACACAAATCGACGCCACTATGTGCCGGAAGTAA
- the LOC119445070 gene encoding protein phosphatase 1 regulatory subunit 7-like isoform X6, with protein sequence MSNSGNSAVPPLKSEEVKPGAQDALKSCKDQAAKAPQGAEAKGTPEAAKTAQPDAAAVNVAKTEGAQPRPVQNVEGDAKVVCSVAVTLSPSFAGTDQKDQQKSKGPEVHEISLEDIDPDATDVDFTHCRLGKLSNLDGLQRVEVLIFRNNLLKKIENVHMLITLKEIEFYDNQITKIENLDALVNLETLDISFNRLTHIENLDKLVKLKKLFLVNNRISKIENLDHLVNLELLELGGNRIKVIENLDRLVKVKSLFLGKNRISKLQNLEPLKQLELLSIQSNRIVKLEGLHENKNLCHLYMSHNGVERIENLENNVKLETLDLAANRIKHLTNIKHLVNIEEFWFNDNEIESFEDVEVLRNFPKLATVYLHSNPIEKDPMYRRKIMMISPTVTQIDATMCRK encoded by the exons TACCTCCGCTCAAGTCGGAGGAGGTGAAGCCAGGCGCCCAGGATGCGTTAAAATCGTGCAAGGATCAAGCAGCGAAAG CACCGCAGGGCGCGGAAGCCAAAGGAACTCCGGAAGCTGCTAAGACTGCTCAGCCCGATGCTGCTGCTGTGAACGTTG CAAAAACGGAGGGGGCCCAGCCAAGACCTGTCCAGAATGTTGAAGGAGATGCTAAGGTGGTCTGCAGCGTTGCAGTGACCCTTTCGCCATCCTTTG ctggCACAGACCAGAAAG ACCAGCAAAAGTCAAAAGGACCTGAAGTACATGAAATATCATTGGAAGATATTGACCCCGATGCCACG GATGTGGATTTCACCCATTGCCGCTTGGGGAAATTGTCAAACCTGGATGGACTGCAACGAGTAGAG gttttaaTATTTAGGAACAACCTGCTCAAGAAGATTGAAAATGTGCACATGTTGATAACATTGAAGGAGATAGAGTTCTACGACAACCAGATTACAAAGATTGAGAATCTGGATGCTCTGGTTAATCTTGA AACTCTGGACATCTCATTCAATCGGTTAACACACATTGAGAACCTTGACAAGCTTGTGAAGCTAAAGAAACTGTTCCTGGTGAACAACAGGATTAGCAAGATTGAAAACCTTGATCATCTTGTCAACCTTGAGTTGCTTGAGCTGGGTGGCAACCGAATCAAG GTCATTGAGAACTTGGACCGGCTGGTAAAAGTGAAAAGCCTTTTCTTGGGGAAGAACAGGATCTCCAAGCTTCAAAACCTTGAACCTCTTAAGCAGCTGGAACTTCTCAGTATTCAA AGTAACCGAATAGTGAAGCTTGAAGGGCTGCATGAGAACAAGAACCTCTGCCACTTGTACATGTCTCACAATGGTGTCGAGCGCATCGAAAACCTTGAAAACAAT GTAAAACTGGAAACGCTAGACCTTGCAGCCAACAGGATCAAGCACCTGACCAACATTAAACACCTTGTCAACATTGAAGAATTCTGG TTCAATGACAATGAGATAGAAAGCTTCGAAGACGTGGAGGTGCTCAGGAACTTCCCCAAGCTGGCCACAGTCTACTTGCACAGCAACCCCATTGAGAAGGACCCCATGTACAGGCGCAAGATCATGATGATATCGCCCACTGTGACACAAATCGACGCCACTATGTGCCGGAAGTAA